One window from the genome of Hippoglossus hippoglossus isolate fHipHip1 chromosome 10, fHipHip1.pri, whole genome shotgun sequence encodes:
- the gabrp gene encoding gamma-aminobutyric acid receptor subunit pi: MSVQPLTLMILCLTITEDACMFHNHWGEWNDSQLQPTIQKLMKGYNRYLRPNFNEGPVEIGMSLDIASIDAISEINMDYTATIFLRQRWRDSRLVFPGNESVSLDGRLVSLLWIPDTFIPDSKRSFLHDVTVENRLIRIFSNGTVLYALRITATIACNMDLTKYPMDRQVCTLQLESWGYNLQDVVFYWTRGNDSVKGLNTLRLAQYSIETYYTSVSEAVYETGQYPKLVLHFALRRNVLFFILETYVPSILLVVLSWVSFWISQSSVPARTCIGVTTVLTMTTLMMGARTSLPNANCFIKAIDVYLGICFTFIFGALLEYAFAHFYTMQNQTIEDLHRDLLKEFIESNGNSSIPFVRSTQPKQSVAISSTAEEPTERSENGDAMSDTGPKEKVSGQGCGLSAVKDASHRAASAFTVENPHNIDRHARTVFPTAFLFVNIFYWLYYLFF; this comes from the exons ATGTCTGTGCAGCCGCTCACGCTGATGATCCTCTGCCTGACGATCACAGAGGA TGCTTGTATGTTCCATAACCACTGGGGCGAGTGGAATGACTCTCAGCTTCAGCCAACCATTCAGAAGCTGATGAAAGGATACAACCGCTACCTCAGACCTAATTTTAATG AGGGTCCTGTCGAAATTGGAATGAGCCTCGATATCGCCAGTATCGATGCCATCTCCGAAATCAATATG GACTACACTGCGACCATCTTCTTGCGTCAGCGCTGGCGTGATTCCAGGCTGGTGTTTCCTGGAAACGAGAGCGTCAGTCTGGACGGACGTCTGGTGTCACTCCTCTGGATCCCGGACACCTTCATCCCAGACTCCAAGCGTTCCTTCCTGCATGACGTCACGGTGGAAAACCGCCTCATACGCATCTTCAGCAATGGGACTGTTCTATACGCACTTCG catcacagcTACGATCGCCTGCAACATGGACCTGACCAAGTATCCCATGGACAGACAGGTGTGCACTCTACAGCTGGAGAGCT GGGGCTACAACCTGCAGGACGTGGTGTTCTATTGGACCAGAGGGAATGATTCAGTGAAGGGTCTCAACACGCTGCGTCTGGCTCAGTACAGCATCGAGACCTACTATACATCGGTGTCGGAGGCTGTGTACGAAACAG GACAATACCCAAAGCTGGTGCTGCATTTTGCGCTGCGTCGAAACGTGTTGTTCTTCATCTTGGAGACGTATGTTCCCTCCATATTGCTCGTGGTTCTTTCCTGGGTCTCGTTCTGGATCAGCCAGTCCTCTGTGCCTGCTAGAACCTGCATTG GCGTGACTACAGTCTTAACCATGACCACTCTGATGATGGGCGCCCGGACATCTTTGCCCAACGCCAACTGCTTCATTAAGGCTATAGACGTGTACCTGGGCATCTGCTTCACTTTCATATTTGGTGCACTGCTGGAGTATGCCTTTGCCCACTTTTACACCATGCAGAACCAGACCATCGAGGATTTACACAGA GATCTTCTGAAGGAGTTCATCGAGTCCAACGGAAACAGCTCCATCCCCTTTGTCAGATCCACCCAACCCAAGCAGTCTGTGGCGATCAGCTCCACGGCAGAGGAGCCAACGGAGCGCTCGGAGAATGGCGACGCCATGAGCGACACTGGACCCAAAGAGAAGGTGTCGGGACAGGGGTGCGGCCTGTCCGCGGTGAAGGATGCGTCTCACAGGGCTGCATCTGCCTTCACTGTGGAAAACCCACACAACATTGACCGCCACGCCCGCACAGTCTTCCCCACTGCGTTCCTGTTTGTCAATATCTTCTATTGGCTGTACTATCTCTTTTTCTGA